The DNA region ATCGAGGCGGACACCGCCATAGAGGCCATCGGCCAGGGGGCCAACAGGGTTCTCCTCTCCTCCTTCCCGGAGCTGAAGCTCAACAAGTGGGGATACATCGAGGCGGACCCCAAGACGGGGGCCACCTCCGTTCCAGGGGTCTACGCAGGGGGCGACATAGTGACCGGGGCCGCCACGGTTATCCTGGCCATGGGGGCCGGGAAGGACGCGGCGGAGGCCATGGACCGGTACATATCGGAGAAGAGGGGCAATGCATAGCAGGACCCAAGACTTCAAGGCCAGGGTGCTCCAACTGGCCAAGGGGAGGATGGACCCTGAGTTCGTGGCCTACGTGGAGGGGGTAACCGACAGGATGTGGGAGCACGTGGTGCACCACGAGGGCCTCTCCCCCGAGGAGGCGGAGGGGCGGCTTCGATCCTTCTTCGAGGAGGACCGGCGCTTCTTCAGGGGCTGACTCAAACCACAGAAAATGGGGTGGGGAGAAGACCCCCACCCCATTTCGCTTGCCGCCGCCACCAGGAGGCCCGGCGCTATTCCTCCTCTTCCTTCCTCTCCGCCGCCGCAGCGGCTATCACCTTCTTGGCTATCTCCGCCGGGGTCTCCTCGTAGTGGGAGAACTCCATGGTGAAGGAGCCCCTGCCGCTGGTCATGGACCGAAGTATTATGGCGTAACGGAACATCTCCGCCAGGGGGCACTGGGCCTTGACCACCTGTAGCTTGCCGTTGCTGTCTATGCCCATTATCCGGCCCCTGCGGCCGTTGAAGTCCCCCATAACGTCACCCAGGCACTCCTCCGGCACGGTGACCTCCACGTTCATTATGGGCTCCAGGAGCACCGGCGAGGCGTCCATGAAGGCCTTCTTGAAGGCCATGGAGGCGGCGATCTTGAATGCCATCTCCGAGGAGTCCACGTCGTGGTAGGAGCCGTCGTAGAGGGCGCAGACGAAGTCCACCGCCGGGTAGCCCGCCAGGACCCCCTTGGCAGCCGCCTCCCGCAGCCCCTTCTCCGCCGCGGGGATGAAGTTCTTGGGCACCACCCCGCCCACGATCCTGTCCAGGAAGACGATGCCGGATCCCCTCTCCCCGGGGGTGAGCTCGAACCAGACGTCCCCGTACTGGCCCCGGCCTCCGGTCTGCTTCTTGTACTTGCCCTGGGCCTTGGCGCTCTTCTTTATGGCCTCCCGGTAGGGCACCTTGGGGGTCCGGGTCTCCAGGTCAACCTTGTAGCGGTCCTTTATCTTGGAGAGGACTATATCGATGTGCAGGTCCCCCATGCCGGACAGCACCGAGTCCCCGGTCTCCGGGTTCTTGACGAAGCTAAGGGTCTTGTCCTCGTCGAGCATCTTGTGGATCGCGTTGCCAAGCTTGTCCTCGTCCGCCCGGCTCTTGGGGGTCACCGCCACGCTGTAGACCGGCTTCGGGAAGGTTATGGGGGGGAACTTCAGGCTCTGCCCCTTGGAGCTGAGGGTGTCCCCCACCTGAGCCTTCTCCAGCTTGGGGATGGCCACGATGTCCCCCACCACCACCTCCTTGACGTCCTCCCCTTCCTTGCCCCTCATGAGCCGGAAGGCGCTGACCCGCTCCTCCTCCCCCCGGTTCACGTTGAAGACCCCCTGATCGGCGGTGGTGCGGCCCGAGAAGACCCGGATGAAGGAGAGCTTACCCACGTAGGGATCCACCATAACCTTGAAGCAGAGGGCGTAGAAGGGGCCCGACGGGTCCGGGGCCAGCTCCTTCTCGGTGCCATCCGCCGCCAGGACCTTCCGGGGGGACATCTCCACTGGGGAGGGCATGGCGTCCACCAGCAGGTCCATGAGCTGCAACACACCCACGTTCAGGGTGCTGGATCCGGGGATGACCGGGAAGACCAGCCGCTGGCGGATCGCCTTGCGAAGCGCCGGGACCAGCTCCTCGTACTTTATCTCCTCCCCATCCAGGTACCTCATCATCAGCTCATCGTCCGCCTCCACGATCCGCTCCACCAGCGAATCCCTCAAGGACGACACCACCTCCTCCAGCTCCTGGGGCACCGGCCCCTCGCTGAAGGCCTTGCTGCCGTCCCCCTTGTAGGTGTAGGCCTTCCCGGAGAGAACGTCCACCAGCCCCTTGAAGGAGGCCTCCTGCCCTATGGGAACGAAAAGGGGAGCTACCCGGTCCGAAAAGGACTCTTTGAGCTCCCCCACAACCTTATCGTAATCCGCGTGCTCCCGGTCCATCTTGCTGACGAAGAAGGCCACCGGAATCCCCTGCTCCTCCGCCCCCTCCCAGCCACGCTGGGTCTGGACCTCTATCCCGTGGACCCCGCTCACCACGATGACTGCCGAATCTACCACCCGCAGGGCACATATCTGCTCCCCCTGGAAGTCCGAGAAACCCGGCGTGTCGAGGACGTAGACCGTGCTCCCCCTGTAGGGGATCGTGAGGAGCGATGTGCTGATGGATATCTGACGCTTGTGCTCCTCGTTGTCGAAGTCGGACACGGTGTTCTTGTCCTCCACCTTGCCCATCCGGGTTGTCAAACCTGCATCAAAGAGCATGGCCTCCGCCAGGGAGGTCTTCCCAGCTCCACCGTGGGATAAAAGCGCTACGGTCCGGATGTCCTCAGGTTTCCTTGTCCCCATCGCTTCTGCCTCCTAGAGGAACGTTTTTCCCCCCGGGCCCCACCCCGGGGGTGGAACAGCACACGTTCCCTATCTTAAGGCAACGGACGGGAAACAGTCAAACTTATCAACCTTACATACCTACTCTCCGGTGAGCCTTTCCTTTATTAACGAACCCACCTGTGCGGGGTCCGCCTGACCCTTGGCGAGCCTCATCACCTGTCCCTGGAGGAACCTCTCCTTGGCCCCCTTCTTGTCCATGCCAGACCGGATCTCCTCCACCACCGAGGCGTTCTCCTGGAGGACCCGGTCCACCAGCCGGGCCAGATCCTCTCCGGAGATACGGCCCGATATGCCGCAAAGCCGGATGGCGTCCTCCACACCACAGCGGTCGTCCAGCATCCTCTTGAGGATCAGCTTCACCGCCCCGGGGGACAGCTCCCCCTTGATGACCTTCATGTCCAGAAGGGCAAGGTCCTCGGGTAGCACGTGGATGGATCCCATCCCCTCCCGGGGATCCATGTTGGGGATCAGCTCCATCCTGACCCAGGTGGCGGCGCTCCGGGGCCTACAGCCCCGCTCAACCGCCGTCTGGAAGTACTCCGCCACGTCCCGCCTCTCCAGGAGGACCTGGAGGTCGTCCCCCCCTATGCCGTAGTCACCAGCGAACCTGGCCTCCTTGGCCCAGGGAAGCTCCGGCATGGACCGGGAGATCCGCTCCACCGTCCGCTCCGACACCTCCACCGGAGGCAGATCCGGGTCCGGAAAGTAGCGGTAGTCGTGGGCCTCCTCCTTGCCCCTGGAGCCCAAGGTGACCCCCTGGACGTCGTCCCAGTGGCGGGTCTCCTGCAGGATCCGCTCCCCCCGATCCAGCGCCTCCCCCTGCCGGAGCACCTCGTACTCCAGGGCCCTCTCCAGGGCCCTAAGGGAGTTCAGGTTCTTTATCTCCACCTTGGTGCCCAGGGGGGCCCCCTCCTCCGCCAGGGACACGTTGGCGTCCACCCGCAGGGACCCGTCCTCCATGTCCCCGTCCGACACCCCCAGGTACCTGACAAGGCGTCTCAGCCTGGTCACGTACTCCCGGGCATCCCCGGGGGAGCAGATGTCCGGCATGGACACTATCTCCATCAGGGGGACCCCGGAGCGGTTGTAGTCCACCAGCGAGTAGGAGGAGCCCCCCAGGCGGCCGTCCGAGGCGCCGTGCACCAGCTTGCCCGCGTCCTCCTCCAGGTGAAGCCTCTGGATCCGAACCCTCCGGCCGGACTCCAGGTCGATCCAACCGTTCACCCCGATGGGCAGGTCGTACTGGCTTATCTGATAGCCCTT from Thermanaerovibrio acidaminovorans DSM 6589 includes:
- the fusA gene encoding elongation factor G — translated: MGTRKPEDIRTVALLSHGGAGKTSLAEAMLFDAGLTTRMGKVEDKNTVSDFDNEEHKRQISISTSLLTIPYRGSTVYVLDTPGFSDFQGEQICALRVVDSAVIVVSGVHGIEVQTQRGWEGAEEQGIPVAFFVSKMDREHADYDKVVGELKESFSDRVAPLFVPIGQEASFKGLVDVLSGKAYTYKGDGSKAFSEGPVPQELEEVVSSLRDSLVERIVEADDELMMRYLDGEEIKYEELVPALRKAIRQRLVFPVIPGSSTLNVGVLQLMDLLVDAMPSPVEMSPRKVLAADGTEKELAPDPSGPFYALCFKVMVDPYVGKLSFIRVFSGRTTADQGVFNVNRGEEERVSAFRLMRGKEGEDVKEVVVGDIVAIPKLEKAQVGDTLSSKGQSLKFPPITFPKPVYSVAVTPKSRADEDKLGNAIHKMLDEDKTLSFVKNPETGDSVLSGMGDLHIDIVLSKIKDRYKVDLETRTPKVPYREAIKKSAKAQGKYKKQTGGRGQYGDVWFELTPGERGSGIVFLDRIVGGVVPKNFIPAAEKGLREAAAKGVLAGYPAVDFVCALYDGSYHDVDSSEMAFKIAASMAFKKAFMDASPVLLEPIMNVEVTVPEECLGDVMGDFNGRRGRIMGIDSNGKLQVVKAQCPLAEMFRYAIILRSMTSGRGSFTMEFSHYEETPAEIAKKVIAAAAAERKEEEE
- the gatB gene encoding Asp-tRNA(Asn)/Glu-tRNA(Gln) amidotransferase subunit GatB, with amino-acid sequence MRRVVIGLEVHVQVSTETKLFCSCPVDYIGARPNSNVCPTCLGLPGALPVPNRAAVESAYLTALALNCQVNLRTRFHRKNYFYPDLPKGYQISQYDLPIGVNGWIDLESGRRVRIQRLHLEEDAGKLVHGASDGRLGGSSYSLVDYNRSGVPLMEIVSMPDICSPGDAREYVTRLRRLVRYLGVSDGDMEDGSLRVDANVSLAEEGAPLGTKVEIKNLNSLRALERALEYEVLRQGEALDRGERILQETRHWDDVQGVTLGSRGKEEAHDYRYFPDPDLPPVEVSERTVERISRSMPELPWAKEARFAGDYGIGGDDLQVLLERRDVAEYFQTAVERGCRPRSAATWVRMELIPNMDPREGMGSIHVLPEDLALLDMKVIKGELSPGAVKLILKRMLDDRCGVEDAIRLCGISGRISGEDLARLVDRVLQENASVVEEIRSGMDKKGAKERFLQGQVMRLAKGQADPAQVGSLIKERLTGE